TGGTTGTCCGTGCACTCCCACATCCTTTGCCACTTAGCTAGTACTGAGGGACCTTAGCTGGTGGTCTGGGCTGTTTCCCTTTCGACTACGGAGCTTATCCCCCGCAGTCTGACTCCCATGCTCTGGAATCGTGGTATTCGGAGTTTGTCTGACTTCGGTAAGCTGGTAGGCCCCCTAGGCCAAACAGTGCTCTACAGCCACGATTGAACGCATGAGGCTATACCTAAATATATTTCGGAGAGAACCAGATATCTCTGCGTTTGATTAGCCTTTCACTCCGATCCACAGGTCATCCCCGCAGTTTTCAACCTACGTGGGTTCGGTCCTCCACGGGGTCTTACCCCCGCTTCAACCTGCCCATGGATAGATCACGCAGTTTCGGGTCTACCGCCTCTGACTGAGCGCCCTATTCAGACTCGCTTTCGCTACGGCTCCGTTTCCTTAACCTTGCCAGAGACGAGTAACTCGCCGGTCCGTTATGCAAAAAGTACGCCATCACACGGCAAGCCGTGCTCTGACCGCTTGTAAGCCATTGGTTTCAGGTTCTATTTCACTCCCCTTCCGGGGTTCTTTTCACCTTTCCCTCACGGTACTAGTCCGCTATCGGTCGCCAGGTAGTATTTAGCCTTGCGGGGTGGTCCCCGCGGATTCCGACCGGGTTTCACGTGTCCGGCCGTACTCAGGTACTCGACAAGGGAGAGAGCGCAGTTTCGCGTACGGGGCTTTTACCCCCTGTGGCGGATCGTTCCAGACCCTTCCGCTACCACGTTCCTTTGTAACTCCCCCACCGCCATGCAGAACGGTGAAGTCGAGCCCTACAACCCCGACCAAGCTAGGGCTGCACCCAATCGCGCTTAGTCGGTTTAGGCTCTTCCCCTTTCGCTCGCCACTACTAAGGGAATCGAGGTTTCTTTCTGTTCGTCTGGGTACTAAGATGTATCAGTTCCCCAGCTTGTCTCCTCATGCCCTATGTGTTCAGGCATGGGTACGCGCGCATTACCACGCGTGGGTTCCCCCATTCGGAAATCCCCGGGTCGAAGGTTGTTCAGCACCTCACCGAGGCTTATCGCAGCCGGCCACGTCCTTCATCGACTCCTGGCGCCAAGGCATCCGCCAATGGCTCTTAATATCTTGACCGAAAGAACTTCTTTACTACTCTGCAGTTTTCAAGGTTCGCACCGGCGTACCGGCACCTCCGTCGCGCGACAGCGGACACAAGGTGTCGACTGTGTGGACGGAAACCGAATAGGTCTGGCCACAAATGCGGCAGACCAGATCTCTCAAAACTGAACAGGATGAGGCCGTTCACGTTCGAGCGAACTCGCACGGAGACGGGAACGTCAGTGGTCGACGTAGAGTTTCTAGAGGACATGCCTCCACCGAGAATGGGAAAGCCCGAAGGCCACATCATTCGAGGCGTTTGGAGGCGTGCACTCACGACGGTTAGTGCCGTCGTACTCCCTAGAAAGGAGGTGATCCAGCCGCAGCTTCCGCTACGGCTACCTTGTTACGACTTCACCCCAATCACCGATCCCACCTTCGACGGCTGCATCCCTTGCGGGTTAGCCCACCGGCTTCGGGTGTTACCGACTTTCGTGGTGTGACGGGCGGTGTGTACAAGGCCCGGGAACGTATTCACCGCGGCGTTGCTGATCCGCGATTACTAGCAACTCCAACTTCATGGAGGCGAGTTTCAGCCTCCAATCCGAACTGGGACCGGCTTTTTGGGATTCGCTCCACCTCGCGGTCTTGCAGCCCTTTGTACCGGCCATTGTAGCACGTTTGTAGCCCTGGACATAAGGGGCATGCTGACTTGACGTCATCCCCACCTTCCTCCGGTTTGTCACCGGCAGTATCCTATGAGTCCCCGGCATTATCCGCTGGCAACATAGGACAGGGGTTGCGCTCGTTGCGGGACTTAACCCAACATCTCACGACACGAGCTGACGACAGCCATGCACCACCTGTGGCCGCGCCTATTGCTAGGGGCTCCTGTTTCCAGGAGTTACACGGTCATGTCAAGCCCAGGTAAGGTTCTTCGCGTTGCGTCGAATTAAACAACATGCTCCGCTGCTTGTGCGGGCCCCCGTCAATTCCTTTGAGTTTTAGCCTTGCGGCCGTACTCCCCAGGCGGGGCACTTAATGCGTTAGCTTCGGCACGGAAGGAGTCGACACCTCCCACACCTAGTGCCCATCGTTTACGGCGTGGACTACCAGGGTATCTAATCCTGTTTGCTCCCCACGCTTTCGCGTCTCAGCGTCAGTACCGTCCCAGAGACCCGCCTTCGCCACCGGTGTTCTTCCTGATATCTGCGCATTTCACCGCTACACCAGGAATTCCAGTCTCCTCTTCCGGACTCAAGCCAACCAGTTTCCAATGCAGACTCGGGGTTGAGCCCCGAGCTTTCACATCGGACTTGGAAAGCCGCCTACACGCGCTTTACGCCCAATGATTCCGGACAACGCTTGCCCCCTACGTATTACCGCGGCTGCTGGCACGTAGTTAGCCGGGGCTTCCTCTGGAGGTACCGTCACCCTCTCGGCTATTAACCTGAGTGGCTTCGTCCCTCCTGACAGAGCTTTACAACCCGAAGGCCTTCTTCGCTCACGCGGCGTTGCTGCGTCAGGCTTTCGCCCATTGCGCAAGATTCCCCACTGCTGCCTCCCGTAGGAGTCTGGGCCGTGTCTCAGTCCCAGTGTGGCTGATCGTCCTCTCAGACCAACTACGGATCGTTGCCTTGGTGAGCCATTACCTCACCAACAAGCTAATCCGGCGCGGGCCCATCCCAGAGCAGAGGCCGAAGCTACCATTTGGCGTAGCCCACTTGGCAGGCCACGCGTCATCCGGTATTAGCGTCCCTTTCGGGACGTTATCCCAGTCTCTGGGGCAGGTTACCCACGTGTTACTCACCCGTTCGCCGCTGTACTCAGGCCCGAAGGCCCTTTCTCGCTCGACTTGCATGTGTTAAGCACGCCGCCAGCGTTCGTCCTGAGCCAGGATCAAACTCTCCATGAAAACTTAGTGCTCGGGGCCGAAGCCCCGGGACAAGCTTGTGAAGAGCTCGAAAGCTCAAAAGCTGGAGTGCAATGCACTCCAGTGTCTGTGACCCGATGATCGCCGACCTTGGATGGCCGCCGATCCAGCAAACCGGATCACTGACGGGTAAATCATATGAACCAGACGCACCCTTGGGTGCGCCAGGCGCACTGGCGTCCACCGATTGCTGCGCCGCGAAAGCGGCAGGCAATCGGCTTCCTCAACCTGTTCAGTTTTCAAAGACCGCGTGCCACGTAGGCACACTGTCACGCCATTGAGGCGGATTTAGGGCGCGAAGCCCCGTAGGTCAGTTCACTGTGAGTGAGTACCTACTCCGCCCCGCCCGGCAGGGCTTCTCATACTAACAGAAGCTGCGGGCGTTTGCAACGGCCTGCGCTTCTTTGTCTTGGCCACCCAATCTTTCGGCCAGCGGACTCCCGAAGCGCTTGCGCAGTATAGGGGGGCGGAAATGGCGTGTCAACCGCCAGTCGGCAAGCCCTGAATCCGCCCCTGGAACTGCGCCGACTTACCCGCCTTGAGGTGGCGCGATTGCAGGTCGGTAGCCGGGATGGCGAGATCCTTGAGTACGTCGCCATCGAGGCTGACACCGCCCTGCTGAATGCGCCGCCGCCACTCGGAGCGCGTCTGGCCGAACCAGCGCTCGAGGACGGCCGGCAAGAACACGCGGCCGTCCTCCAGATCTGACGGTTCGAGCACGAGCTCCTGCACATCGCCGGCAACCTCGTGGCGCCGAAACACTCGGTCGAAGTGCTCCTCGGCCGCCAGGGCGGCCGGCTCCCCGTGGAGGCTGGTGATGATCTCGCGCGCGAGACGCGCTTTGAGGTCGCGAGGATTGACCGTTCCTTCGGCCAAGGCGGCCTCCATCGCCGCCAGCTCGTTGGCGTGGTGACGTGTGAGTAGCCGGTAGTACGTCATCATCGTCTCGTCGGGGATGCTCATGACCTTGCCGTAAATGTCGCGCGGGTCTTCAGTGACCCCGATGTAGTTCCCGGTGCTCTTGCTCATGCGCTCGGCGCCGTCTGTGCCTGGCAGAATGGACATCGTCATGAGGGCCTGCGGCTCCTGACCGAAGTACTCCTGCAGATCGCGACCGACGAAGAGGTTGAAGACCTGATCGGTGCCGCCGAGCTCGATGTCTGCGCGCACCGCCACCGAGTCGTATCCCTGTGCCAA
This window of the Thermoleophilia bacterium genome carries:
- the tyrS gene encoding tyrosine--tRNA ligase is translated as MIDRRLIDDLCIGAVDVLPEGALEAKLATAEREGRPLRVKLGVDPTAPDIHLGHTVVLNKLRQFQDAGHVAVLIIGDYTARIGDPSGRSKTRPRLDGAIIDANAKTYQEQAFLILDNDPAKLEVRFNGEWLAPLTTEQIFELTATTTVARILERDDFAKRWAAHQPISLLEMLYPLAQGYDSVAVRADIELGGTDQVFNLFVGRDLQEYFGQEPQALMTMSILPGTDGAERMSKSTGNYIGVTEDPRDIYGKVMSIPDETMMTYYRLLTRHHANELAAMEAALAEGTVNPRDLKARLAREIITSLHGEPAALAAEEHFDRVFRRHEVAGDVQELVLEPSDLEDGRVFLPAVLERWFGQTRSEWRRRIQQGGVSLDGDVLKDLAIPATDLQSRHLKAGKSAQFQGRIQGLPTGG